A region from the Vicia villosa cultivar HV-30 ecotype Madison, WI linkage group LG3, Vvil1.0, whole genome shotgun sequence genome encodes:
- the LOC131661237 gene encoding ribosome-binding factor PSRP1, chloroplastic, whose protein sequence is MAMATHFNFQTNFLPSSRPPTRRLSVLALSPRISSKTKILPSSTFLKGESTKQLLKFNYAATTTTTKHRVIRMSWDGPLSSVKLIIQGKNMELSDAVKQHVEDKVGRAVQKHSYIVREVDVRLSTRGGGEFGRGPRTRRCEVTLFTKRHGVVRAEEHAETTYGSIDLVSSIIQRKLRKIKEKETDHGRHMKGSDRLKVREPVLPLPSDDEEDEIEISPQKEEEEQLIEEVVRTKYFDMPPLTVFEAIDQLENVHHDFYAFRNEETGEINIVYKRKEGGYGLIIPKGDGEADKLEPIVLEPAKEPSVQE, encoded by the exons ATGGCAATGGCGACTCACTTCAACTTCCAAACTAACTTTCTCCCATCTTCCCGTCCTCCCACTCGCCGCCTTTCTGTACTCGCTCTATCTCCTCGAATCTCCTCCAAGACCAAGATACTACCCTCCTCAACATTCTTGAAAGGAGAAAGCACAAAGCAATTGCTCAAATTCAACTATGCTGCAACAACTACAACAACTAAACACCGCGTCATTCGCATGTCGTGGGACGGTCCACTCTCTTCCGTCAAATTAATCATCCAGGGTAAAAACATGGAG CTTAGTGATGCGGTGAAGCAGCACGTGGAGGACAAAGTTGGGAGAGCAGTTCAGAAGCACAGCTACATTGTTAGGGAAGTTGATGTCAGGCTATCTACTCGCGGAGGAGGAGAATTTGGCCGAGGCCCCAGAACGCGCAGATGTGAG GTGACTTTATTTACTAAGAGGCATGGGGTTGTGCGGGCCGAGGAGCACGCTGAAACTACCTATGGGAGTATAGATTTGGTGTCCTCGATCATTCAGAGAAAGTTGAGAAAGATCAAGGAAAAAGAAACCGATCATGGTCGCCACATGAAGGGATCCGATAGGTTGAAAGTCAGGGAGCCCGTATTGCCATTACCGTCAGATGATGAAGAGGATGAAATTGAAATTTCGCCACAGAAGGAGGAGGAAGAGCAACTTATTGAAGAG GTTGTAAGAACAAAATACTTTGACATGCCTCCCTTAACCGTGTTTGAAGCAATTGACCAGTTGGAAAATGTTCATCATGACTTCTATGCTTTTCGAAATGAAGAAACTG GGGAGATTAATATTGTATACAAAAGAAAAGAAGGAGGTTATGGGCTCATTATACCCAAAGGAGACGGCGAAGCAGATAAATTGGAGCCTATAGTGCTTGAACCAGCTAAAGAACCCTCTGTGCAAGAATGA